ttaagagtTGTTTACTTTATATCTAATTTTTGCCTTTCATTTTAATCTttaatcttttatattttattacttacaGCCAGGACTACGTCCAATTGATACCAAAAAGTGATGATAATATCAGTTTCCTTTTTATCGAAATTCTGTATGGCCTTAGAAACTGTGATCTTGACAACAAAGAAGCAAACCAAAgcgcaaatatactaaagagaataattcaatattgttaatacgtaatatttttagtacatatttgttttctttatttgtaatacttaccagataaatattttttaaaatacgaCGTATTACGCCATAGAGTCCTAAAAATATAGCCACGTTCATGAGCAAATCAAAGGCTAGCGTAAAGCATAAAATAATCTGAATTTTCTGATTATAATGATCAAGATTATTGATCGATGCACAAATTCCTGCCATGATGCATATCTgaaaagagaataaaatattatacaatatattacgGACATATAAGTCAACAACGCAAATACTCACTGAGAGAAGCGAAGAAAAAATGAAGGTAAGGAATCTGAGTACAGTGAAGCCCAAAAAGCACATTTTCCTTTGttaaaagtgtaaaaatttgtgaaactAAATCGTGTTACTACattgacaaataaataataaaatatctgatctcatatcaaatatagttttGGGCTAGCTTCAACTAAAATTAAgtgaatacaaataatacaaatttaaaatataaatgtgttttttacCGCTTCCCATACGAATTTTATTGCTGGTTGTTGCTCATATGGTAAATagtttacaattaaattttatatattattaaataatataacaatttatcGATACTTAGGTATGCAATATTCTAGACTTAATTGCTGCCTTTGGACTAATTGCGAAAACAAgcgaaaatgttaaaattttaataagtgTTTCTAtaggtttgaacttttttgtGTGCCTTGTTATTGCAGTTGGCATTATTGGCGCAGTTAGACGATATTTCCGCATTCTAATGATTGTAAGTCTGacattgtttattaaaaaaatgtgctATACGAACATTCCTTCCACAGTATTTGGTGACACTTTTAAGTTTTGTGATTGGCAAGCTTCTAGTATATGGTTTGACAGAGAAGTATGCTAAGAAGCATCATAAATTGATAGTCacacaatattttcaattgaataccATAGTTGGTGTAAGTAATAAGATCTCTTTGGCTTGTTAGATTGTAATACTTTAATTAATCCTTTTAGTTTATCACTTTTGTGTTTGTcgctttttattataatcgCATGAAGGTTGCTGCTAATcaagttcaaaattaaatgcttaacTTAACTTCAAAACTTTAGAAATAAGTGGCTGctgataaaataatatgtgaGTAGGGTTTAAGCAACTTCAAATAAATTcgtaaataaatcaagtttaaATCACGTTCTATTTATTCAAGTCTACTAAACATTTATCATATTAAAAACAgctccaaataaaaaaaaacacattattTCCTtccaaaatatattctatttttttttttttttatcattttctatcatagaagttattaaaaaatatatgtttttgtcACTTCTTAAAGTAATTTATCAGTTTT
This is a stretch of genomic DNA from Drosophila albomicans strain 15112-1751.03 chromosome 3, ASM965048v2, whole genome shotgun sequence. It encodes these proteins:
- the LOC117571429 gene encoding uncharacterized protein LOC117571429; amino-acid sequence: MCFLGFTVLRFLTFIFSSLLSICIMAGICASINNLDHYNQKIQIILCFTLAFDLLMNVAIFLGLYGVIRRILKNIYLYICALVCFFVVKITVSKAIQNFDKKETDIIITFWYQLDVVLAGFCLMTATPFSLKLSEKQDDIV
- the LOC117571430 gene encoding uncharacterized protein LOC117571430, translated to MCFLPLPIRILLLVVAHMVCNILDLIAAFGLIAKTSENVKILISVSIGLNFFVCLVIAVGIIGAVRRYFRILMIYLVTLLSFVIGKLLVYGLTEKYAKKHHKLIVTQYFQLNTIVGFITFVFVAFYYNRMKVAANQVQN